From Mytilus edulis chromosome 8, xbMytEdul2.2, whole genome shotgun sequence, one genomic window encodes:
- the LOC139486910 gene encoding galactose-3-O-sulfotransferase 3-like: MLTTSLFIYHLNKHVLSDQQINALCSGNWLYLFCNRSFRAMNEETSSLIYNDTVAFGESTINRQCAKKTTNVAFLKVHKAGSTTVMNIFLRFAESNSLNVMLPVPDNYLGFDQTINLNNILPPPKHQTYNILCHHVIYNRSVFRQYMPRDTVFIAIVRDPVTQIISAAQFFDLFIDLRKKLGKIPGQRLMTTFLQNPDICTKAEQKFVKTRMCLDFGIPREDLSSKDKIMSHLEILNDDFSLVMVMEMFDESLVLLKRYLCWDMKDIVYVPLNILSRQRDEKVVIKGQDLDNLKKYNWPDFILYEYFKSNFERRIIEEGKDFNDEVKTYKQILSQVGRYCKIKGKTMEGIQIDKTRWNSEFFISNRECAFITKHELILLDQLRWKYKQKLRQMNS; the protein is encoded by the coding sequence ATGTTGACAACATCATTGTTTATTTACCATTTGAATAAACACGTCTTGTCTGATCAACAAATTAATGCGCTTTGTAGCGGGAATTGGCTTTACCTCTTTTGTAATCGGTCATTTAGAGCAATGAATGAAGAAACCAGCTCTTTGATATATAACGATACAGTTGCGTTTGGAGAATCAACTATTAATAGACAGTGCGCGAAGAAAACAACAAATGtggcatttttaaaagttcataaAGCGGGAAGCACGACTGTAATGAATATTTTCCTCAGATTTGCAGAATCAAACAGTCTTAATGTCATGTTACCAGTGCCAGACAACTATTTGGGATTCGATCAAACTAttaatttaaacaacattttacCACCGCCAAAACACCAGACATACAATATATTGTGTCATCATGTCATCTATAACAGATCTGTCTTTCGTCAGTACATGCCACGTGACACAGTTTTTATAGCAATAGTACGAGATCCCGTAACACAAATTATCTCTGCAGCACAGTTTTTCGACCTCTTTATTGACCTTCGTAAAAAACTTGGAAAAATACCAGGACAACGACTCATGACTACGTTCCTTCAAAATCCTGATATTTGTACTAAGGCAGAGCAAAAATTTGTGAAAACTCGAATGTGTTTAGACTTCGGAATACCTCGCGAAGATCTGAGTTCCAAAGATAAAATTATGTCTCATTTGGAGATTTTAAATGATGACTTTTCACTGGTTATGGTTATGGAAATGTTTGACGAATCTTTGGTTCTTCTCAAGCGATACTTATGTTGGGATATGAAAGATATTGTCTACGTTCCCTTAAACATCTTATCAAGACAAAGGGATGAAAAAGTGGTCATAAAAGGACAAGATCTGGACAACTTGAAGAAATATAATTGGcctgattttattttgtatgaatatttcaaatctaATTTTGAGAGAAGAATAATTGAAGAAGGGAAAGACTTTAATGACGAAGTTAAAACTTATAAACAAATACTTTCACAAGTTGGaagatattgtaaaattaaagggAAAACAATGGAAGGTATACAAATTGATAAAACTAGATGGAAttctgaattttttatttcaaatcgaGAATGTGCATTTATAACTAAACATGAACTTATTCTCTTGGATCAGCTAAGATGGAagtacaaacaaaaactgaggcaAATGAACTCTTAA